Proteins encoded within one genomic window of Rubidibacter lacunae KORDI 51-2:
- a CDS encoding nitroreductase family protein, whose protein sequence is MAEIYPSFGSIDAIEQRRSARAFTSDPIPTETLREILRLGTFAPSGFNLQPWRFIAVKNRANRKKLQSCAFDQRQVGEAPVVLICCGDRRATASENIEAVIALGRETGAIDDRYADFMRESVPQVFKTAPSFDSVEAWINRHVMLAVSQIMFSAKLFGIDSCPMEGFSGTRVKAAFNIPEDVDVCCLLALGYADEPFKEFGGRFPLEHICFGESYGEDVHL, encoded by the coding sequence ATGGCTGAAATTTACCCGAGCTTCGGTTCGATCGACGCAATCGAGCAGCGCCGGTCCGCACGTGCCTTTACGAGCGACCCCATCCCCACCGAAACGCTTCGGGAAATCCTGCGTTTGGGAACCTTCGCGCCATCCGGTTTTAACTTGCAGCCCTGGCGCTTCATTGCCGTCAAGAATCGCGCCAACCGCAAAAAACTCCAGTCCTGTGCCTTTGACCAGCGCCAAGTCGGAGAAGCCCCAGTTGTGTTAATTTGCTGTGGCGATCGCCGCGCAACCGCATCGGAAAATATCGAAGCCGTTATCGCTCTCGGTCGAGAAACCGGTGCAATCGACGATCGCTATGCCGACTTCATGCGCGAATCCGTTCCCCAAGTTTTTAAGACAGCTCCCAGCTTCGACAGCGTCGAAGCCTGGATCAACCGCCACGTTATGCTAGCTGTCTCGCAGATCATGTTTTCAGCCAAGCTGTTCGGCATCGATAGCTGTCCGATGGAAGGGTTTTCCGGTACCCGAGTCAAAGCAGCGTTCAACATTCCCGAAGATGTTGACGTGTGTTGCTTGTTAGCGTTGGGCTATGCGGACGAGCCGTTTAAGGAATTTGGCGGTCGGTTTCCCCTGGAGCACATTTGCTTCGGCGAAAGTTATGGCGAGGACGTGCATCTCTAA
- a CDS encoding DUF3134 domain-containing protein, translating into MQNPSLRQESRYEPAAVIPVQRDESLLDWLRSNNRLIARESVEESGFETEDEEISDLMDGDDREYTNASEEQDMDN; encoded by the coding sequence ATGCAAAATCCTTCTCTCCGTCAGGAGTCCCGTTACGAACCGGCAGCCGTGATTCCCGTTCAGCGCGACGAGTCCTTGTTGGACTGGCTGCGGAGCAACAATCGCCTCATCGCCCGCGAGTCCGTCGAAGAAAGCGGTTTCGAAACCGAGGATGAGGAAATTTCCGATCTGATGGACGGCGACGATCGCGAATACACCAATGCCAGCGAGGAACAAGATATGGACAATTAG
- the mraY gene encoding phospho-N-acetylmuramoyl-pentapeptide-transferase, whose amino-acid sequence METKLSHPSAICNPSGKGLLVVLAIALVSFATAFDTLTDQWGDPATTMLLPLLVCAALSAIAGVWGVPWLRKLKTGQVVRDDGPQAHLKKAGTPTMGGLLFVPVSAIVAALWSGLAADAMAVAALTLAFGGLGWWDDWLILRKKSTKGVSPRLKLGLQIAVATLFCAWLFLSHPDATLTALNLPFGISFDLSWLFWPLVLFVFAAESNATNLTDGIDGLAAGTCAIALLGLGAIAAPVSADLTTFCACLSGGCLGFVIHNRNPAKVFMGDTGSLALGGALAAVGILAQNLWGLFLLSGIFFIESLSVIAQVWYFKATKGPDGVGKRLLKMAPLHHHLELSGWTETQIVGAFYAIALGLTLATVAIARIT is encoded by the coding sequence GTGGAAACGAAACTGTCCCATCCCAGCGCAATTTGCAATCCGTCGGGCAAGGGATTGCTCGTTGTTCTAGCGATCGCCCTCGTTTCCTTCGCTACAGCGTTCGATACGCTGACCGACCAATGGGGCGACCCAGCAACGACGATGCTCCTGCCGCTGCTCGTTTGTGCGGCACTCAGTGCGATCGCAGGAGTGTGGGGTGTGCCTTGGCTGCGCAAGCTCAAAACCGGTCAGGTAGTCCGCGATGACGGTCCGCAAGCCCATCTCAAAAAGGCTGGGACCCCGACGATGGGCGGTCTATTATTCGTGCCCGTCTCGGCGATAGTGGCAGCACTTTGGTCGGGGCTTGCAGCGGATGCGATGGCCGTCGCAGCACTGACGCTAGCGTTCGGAGGGCTTGGCTGGTGGGACGACTGGCTGATTCTCAGGAAAAAGTCCACCAAAGGCGTCTCTCCGCGCCTGAAGTTGGGATTGCAAATCGCGGTGGCAACGCTATTCTGCGCGTGGCTGTTCCTTTCGCACCCAGATGCAACTCTGACGGCTCTGAACCTGCCGTTTGGGATCTCATTTGACCTGAGCTGGCTGTTCTGGCCGCTGGTACTGTTCGTCTTCGCAGCTGAAAGCAATGCGACCAATCTAACCGATGGTATAGACGGGTTGGCCGCGGGCACCTGCGCCATCGCCTTACTGGGTTTGGGTGCGATCGCGGCTCCCGTATCTGCAGATCTCACTACGTTTTGCGCGTGCTTGAGCGGCGGGTGCTTGGGCTTCGTCATCCACAATCGCAACCCGGCAAAAGTGTTTATGGGCGACACTGGTTCTCTGGCCTTGGGCGGCGCGCTGGCTGCTGTGGGCATCCTCGCTCAAAATTTGTGGGGGTTGTTTTTGCTGAGCGGGATTTTCTTCATCGAGTCGCTATCGGTCATCGCGCAGGTTTGGTACTTCAAAGCGACGAAGGGACCAGACGGCGTCGGCAAGCGCTTGCTCAAAATGGCTCCGCTGCACCACCATCTCGAGCTCAGCGGTTGGACGGAAACGCAAATTGTTGGTGCGTTCTACGCGATTGCCTTGGGATTGACGTTGGCAACTGTTGCGATCGCGCGCATTACCTGA